TACGGCCATAACTCCTTTTTTAAGGGCAACTACCTGTTTCGGGCTTGGACCGATGCAGATTCCATCATCGACTACCTGGTGTTTGCAAAAAATTACATTGCCGAGTGTGAATCGCGCCACGGCATAGATGAGGTTGAGCGCATATTGGATTCGTGCCATGCACTTATGAATCACGGCGTGGATCGCTATAAGCGCCCCTATCCTATTTCTGCAGTAGAAGAGATTCAGCGCCAGGAAGAGCGAGCCAAGCATTTACAGCAGCAAGTGAATGACCTGTGGCGCACCATCCCCGTGGTGGAGGCGGAGAAGGCGGCCAAGCAGCAGCGGCGGTTCCCCGAGGAGCCGCAGGAAAATATTTTATATTTTATTGAAAAGCACGCGCCCCTGCTTGAGCCCTGGCAGCGGGAGCTGGTTAGAATTGTGCGCAAAATTGCGCAGTACTTTTACCCGCAACGTCAAACCCAGGTAATGAACGAAGGCTGGGCCACTTTTTGGCATTACACCTTGCTCAATACCTTATACGACCGGGGCAAAGTGACCGACGGCTTTATGATGGAGTTTCTACAAAGCCACACAAGCGTTATTTACCAGCCAGCGTTTGATAGCCCTTACTACTCTGGCATCAACCCCTACACCTTGGGCTTTAACATGATGTGTGATATCCGGCGCATGTGTGAACACCCAACGGATGAAGATCGCAAGTGGTTCCCCGATTTGGTGGGCAGGCCCTGGCAGGAAACCCTGGATTTCGCCATGCGCAACTTCAAAGACGAAAGTTTTATTTTGCAGTACCTTTCGCCCAAGCTCATTCGCGAGCTGAAATTATTTTCCATTGTTGACGACGATGCGGAAAGAGAAATTGTGGTTGATGCCATTCACGACGAGCAGGGCTATTTAGCGGTGCGCGAAGCGCTGGCGGGCAACTACAATCTGGGCAACCGCGAACCCAATATCCAGGTTTACAACGTGGATGTGCGCGGCGATCGCTCGCTGACCTTGCGCCACTATCAACACCTGCGCAAACCCATGGGCGGCTCTACAGAGGAGGTGCTCAAGCACGTGCACCGTTTGTGGGGGTTTGATGTGGTATTGGAATCTGTGTGTGATGATCAGGTGACCCAAAGCTTTCGCTGCCCACCGGCCTCGCCAGACGAGGCGGCCGCCTAGGTACTAGCCCCACTACCTGGGTACTAGCCCCACTAAGCGTCACCTGATTGTGACTAAGCTTGGTTCAGCCAGCGCCAGGCCATCAATAGAAACAGGCCGTAGGCCACAAGGGTTGCGGGAAAGGTTTTGGTGCCCAGCAAAGTGCCTGCCCGGCGCTGCTGGCTGGCGAAGATCAAGGCGCTGGATACCACCCCTTGTAAGGCCAGCGTAAAGCCGATGCCCCGGCCTTCATGGGGCAGCCACTGGGGAGCCACAAGCCAAAGCGCAGCAAGGCACAGCGCCATGGCAATGTTGCACCAGCCAAAGTATTCAATAGCCTTCAAATCATTGCCCCCGGGCTTAGAGTGTTTCCAGGGCGGGTTGCCCTTCGCCTATCAACTCTGCAACCTTGGTGAGCAGCTCGCTGTTGTCGAAGGGTTTGGGAAGGATGTCGTCGGCGCCGGCGGTCATGGCGCGGTTCAGGCCTTCGCGGGTTTCCGCAGAAATCACCAGCACTTTCACCTGGCTGTGGTCTTCCTGCTCGCGAATGAAGTTGAGCACCTGATAGCCGTCCATGCCGGGCATTTTCAAATCCAATGTCACCAGCGCCGGGTTGTGCCGCAT
This genomic stretch from Simiduia sp. 21SJ11W-1 harbors:
- a CDS encoding SpoVR family protein, translated to MTHSPISTSSEWTFELISEYDQAIAEIAKEYGLDTYPNQIEVISSEQMMDAYASVGMPIGYNHWSYGKQFLNVENSYKRGQMGLAYEIVINSNPCIAYLMEENTMTMQALVIAHACYGHNSFFKGNYLFRAWTDADSIIDYLVFAKNYIAECESRHGIDEVERILDSCHALMNHGVDRYKRPYPISAVEEIQRQEERAKHLQQQVNDLWRTIPVVEAEKAAKQQRRFPEEPQENILYFIEKHAPLLEPWQRELVRIVRKIAQYFYPQRQTQVMNEGWATFWHYTLLNTLYDRGKVTDGFMMEFLQSHTSVIYQPAFDSPYYSGINPYTLGFNMMCDIRRMCEHPTDEDRKWFPDLVGRPWQETLDFAMRNFKDESFILQYLSPKLIRELKLFSIVDDDAEREIVVDAIHDEQGYLAVREALAGNYNLGNREPNIQVYNVDVRGDRSLTLRHYQHLRKPMGGSTEEVLKHVHRLWGFDVVLESVCDDQVTQSFRCPPASPDEAAA